One Nocardia iowensis DNA window includes the following coding sequences:
- a CDS encoding MCE family protein, producing MNPPLWQWLVRRRVAVANVGLIVVLVLGASYLGANVLRINPLPSTYTVRVELANSGGLAANNDVTFRGTRVGRVSDVRISGDGVAAIAEIDKTARIPVGGTVAVGRLSAAGEQYLDFRPDADSGPYLADGAVVERARTTAPVTVQSVLASMSGLIGGMNPGRLNVIVDELDKALAGGPDRLRNMISGISRAIAGLTDLLPQTRQLIENLQVIAETTSHAQPDLTTLTTGSSALFQQLTAADQEVRKFLDLGPGQLATLGGIVRDTEDPMTNLVTNFVAITKAAKLRAPAIAALFPALRTGSEAIGIPAHDNAYHTLVDPWPRPSCDYDTVPVVPTTKTTDTRVRLYNYCVTNNPALQVRGSANAPRPNVPDNGSGPPPGVTGNELSRPVPGR from the coding sequence ATGAATCCGCCGCTGTGGCAATGGCTGGTGCGGCGCCGGGTCGCGGTGGCCAATGTCGGCTTGATCGTGGTGCTCGTGCTCGGGGCGTCCTATCTCGGCGCCAACGTGCTGCGGATCAATCCGCTGCCGAGCACCTACACCGTGCGGGTCGAGCTGGCGAACTCCGGCGGCCTGGCGGCGAACAACGACGTGACCTTCCGCGGTACCCGGGTCGGCCGGGTCTCCGACGTGCGGATCTCCGGCGACGGTGTCGCCGCGATCGCCGAAATCGACAAGACCGCACGGATTCCGGTGGGCGGCACGGTGGCCGTCGGGCGGCTTTCCGCGGCGGGCGAGCAGTATCTCGACTTCCGGCCCGACGCGGACAGCGGGCCGTACCTCGCCGACGGCGCGGTGGTCGAGCGCGCCAGGACGACGGCACCGGTGACGGTGCAATCGGTGCTCGCGAGCATGAGCGGATTGATCGGCGGGATGAACCCGGGACGACTCAATGTGATCGTCGACGAGCTCGACAAGGCACTCGCGGGTGGCCCGGATCGGTTGCGCAACATGATCTCCGGAATCAGCAGGGCGATAGCCGGGTTGACCGATCTGCTGCCGCAGACCAGGCAGCTCATCGAGAACCTGCAAGTGATCGCGGAAACGACCTCGCACGCCCAACCCGACCTGACCACGCTGACCACCGGCTCCAGCGCGCTGTTCCAGCAGCTGACCGCCGCCGATCAGGAGGTGCGCAAGTTCCTCGACCTGGGACCGGGTCAGTTGGCCACCCTGGGCGGCATCGTGCGCGACACCGAGGACCCGATGACCAACCTGGTCACCAACTTCGTCGCGATCACCAAGGCGGCGAAGCTACGGGCACCCGCTATCGCGGCCCTGTTCCCCGCGCTGCGGACGGGGTCGGAGGCCATCGGTATTCCGGCGCACGACAACGCCTATCACACGCTGGTCGACCCCTGGCCGCGCCCGAGCTGTGACTACGACACGGTGCCGGTGGTGCCGACGACGAAGACCACCGACACCAGGGTGCGGCTCTACAACTACTGCGTCACCAATAATCCGGCGCTGCAGGTTCGCGGTTCCGCGAACGCGCCACGACCGAATGTGCCGGACAACGGCTCCGGCCCGCCACCCGGCGTCACCGGTAACGAACTGTCCCGACCGGTACCTGGTAGATAG
- a CDS encoding MCE family protein, with translation MRTRALAALVVAATVAATAGCAVTVDNVPLPKPGIGGPGYPLRAVFRDALNLPANAHVKIGGTDVGMVSAISTTNFLAEVEMQIRQDIQLPRGTTAELRQATPLGDMFVAMTLPARQDSAELLRPGDTIAPDLTSTGASVEQLMMSVSLLLNGGGLNQAARITAEMNSMFAGRAPELSHLITEMTDVLAALNQRTADVDGVLSGLNTLTGELARRKAELGAAADTFPPLIGLVAENNRAIADLIAKVSVTMAALGDFTDTTGPDFVSLFDSIQRLMSGFTQMGDDLAGTLAGLHAIYPSITASMDGPVLAVAATVSYLSVGALTDPKGSRPPEIGDVPAFIGSLAQVIEKVIGRLQGGGR, from the coding sequence ATGAGGACCAGGGCGCTGGCCGCGCTGGTCGTCGCCGCGACCGTCGCCGCGACGGCGGGCTGCGCGGTGACGGTGGACAATGTGCCGCTGCCAAAGCCGGGCATCGGCGGCCCCGGCTACCCCCTGCGCGCGGTGTTCCGGGACGCGCTCAACCTGCCCGCGAACGCGCACGTAAAGATCGGTGGCACCGATGTCGGCATGGTGTCCGCGATCAGCACCACCAACTTCCTCGCCGAGGTGGAAATGCAGATCCGCCAGGACATCCAGCTGCCCCGTGGCACCACCGCCGAGCTGCGCCAGGCCACCCCGCTCGGCGACATGTTCGTCGCGATGACCCTGCCCGCCCGGCAGGACAGCGCCGAGCTACTGCGCCCTGGCGACACCATCGCCCCGGATCTCACCTCGACCGGCGCCTCGGTCGAGCAGCTGATGATGTCGGTCTCCCTGTTGCTCAACGGCGGCGGACTCAATCAGGCGGCGCGGATCACCGCCGAGATGAACTCCATGTTCGCCGGGCGCGCACCGGAGTTGTCGCACCTGATCACCGAAATGACCGACGTGCTCGCCGCACTCAATCAGCGCACCGCCGACGTCGATGGTGTGCTGTCCGGGCTGAATACGTTGACCGGGGAGTTGGCCAGACGCAAAGCCGAATTGGGCGCGGCTGCGGACACTTTTCCGCCGCTGATCGGTCTCGTCGCCGAAAACAACAGGGCCATCGCCGATCTCATCGCCAAGGTGTCGGTGACGATGGCGGCGCTCGGTGACTTCACCGACACCACCGGGCCGGACTTCGTCAGCCTGTTCGACAGCATTCAGCGGCTGATGTCCGGATTCACGCAGATGGGCGACGATCTCGCGGGCACGTTGGCGGGCCTGCACGCCATCTACCCCTCGATCACGGCCAGTATGGACGGGCCGGTGCTCGCGGTCGCGGCCACCGTGTCCTATCTGAGCGTCGGTGCGCTGACCGACCCGAAGGGCAGCAGGCCGCCCGAAATCGGTGACGTGCCCGCCTTCATCGGCAGTCTGGCGCAGGTCATCGAAAAGGTGATCGGCCGGCTGCAGGGCGGTGGGCGATGA
- a CDS encoding MCE family protein, whose amino-acid sequence MRIGTLLKTAVLCLVTGVASGCSLLPDSLSALPDQYLGEHLRISADFENVAGLYAGNDVAILGVPVGRVDTVTARGSYVEVTMSIDKNVKVPADVVAALVSPQLITNRHIELAPAYEGNGPVLTDGAHIPLEHTRTPVELDRILDNFDQLGRALKGDNETGPMASRVLFPLLDGNGDKLRETLDAMSSAFEVSLANGDQISNTIVKLNEITQIIAENDQTVRDFSGRLTEMVGLMGDQAPGLQAVLTQLNDFVTNTSTVVGNNREQLLGALTRFTTLTGQMRANARSLTEIADVTPLFFQNLANATSREHQALRLHGLLDKAVLDGEALSVFCERVQMRLDGCRTGKIQDFGPDFGLTAALLGLTK is encoded by the coding sequence ATGAGAATAGGTACTTTGCTGAAGACCGCAGTGCTGTGCTTGGTGACCGGCGTGGCCTCGGGGTGTTCGTTGCTGCCGGACAGCCTGAGCGCGCTGCCGGACCAGTATCTGGGCGAACATCTGCGGATCAGCGCCGATTTCGAGAACGTCGCCGGTCTGTACGCGGGCAACGACGTCGCGATTCTCGGTGTCCCGGTGGGTCGGGTCGACACGGTGACGGCCAGAGGCAGCTATGTCGAGGTGACCATGTCCATCGACAAGAACGTCAAGGTGCCCGCCGATGTCGTCGCGGCACTGGTGTCGCCGCAGCTGATCACCAACCGCCACATCGAACTCGCGCCCGCCTATGAAGGCAACGGCCCGGTGCTGACCGACGGTGCGCACATCCCCTTGGAGCACACTCGCACGCCGGTCGAGCTCGACCGCATCCTGGACAATTTCGACCAGCTCGGCCGAGCGCTGAAGGGCGACAACGAGACCGGGCCGATGGCGAGCCGGGTGCTGTTCCCGCTGCTCGACGGCAACGGGGACAAGCTGCGCGAGACGCTCGACGCGATGTCCTCGGCATTCGAGGTGAGTCTGGCCAATGGGGACCAGATCTCCAACACCATCGTGAAGCTCAACGAGATCACCCAGATCATCGCCGAGAACGACCAGACGGTGCGCGATTTCAGCGGCAGGCTCACCGAAATGGTCGGGCTGATGGGCGATCAGGCGCCGGGACTGCAAGCGGTGCTGACGCAGCTCAACGACTTCGTCACCAACACCTCGACGGTGGTGGGCAACAACCGTGAACAACTGCTCGGTGCGCTCACCCGATTCACTACGCTGACCGGGCAGATGCGGGCCAACGCGCGCTCGCTCACCGAAATCGCCGACGTCACGCCGCTGTTCTTCCAGAACCTCGCCAACGCCACCAGTCGCGAACATCAAGCGCTACGCCTGCACGGGCTGCTTGACAAGGCGGTCCTCGACGGCGAGGCGCTTTCCGTGTTCTGCGAGCGAGTGCAGATGCGGCTCGACGGGTGTCGCACCGGCAAGATCCAGGACTTCGGGCCGGATTTCGGGCTCACCGCCGCGCTGCTCGGATTGACCAAATGA
- a CDS encoding MCE family protein has product MTRARSLAGRVRLPRNRLLWLGLLAAGSVLLLLVGSSALSQARLGDKTIQAEFAQAAGLRAGASVDVSGIEVGSVRAVRLDGAKVVVDLRVRRDLRLGPDARAAIKMTTILGKLHVELVPGNGKGLPGNKIVLANTSVPYNLGKVIRDPVYKSSFERIERIDPAKLRESLDLLSRQMGDSPQLTVEALNSIGALAKVINERRDEVDVLLKSMDQVSQLVSDNRNSVLLLLTRGEAIGNAVALRQNLLKSLLDNVAELSRLLQEMGLENNDQLGPMIQSLNTMSEGLEKNRDNLDSLYEIMPVALRQFNNALGNGPYGDVWAPWVFPDNWLCFAGAVQGCN; this is encoded by the coding sequence ATGACACGAGCGCGGTCCCTGGCCGGACGCGTCCGACTACCGCGGAACAGGTTGCTGTGGCTCGGTCTACTCGCGGCGGGCTCGGTGCTGCTGCTGCTGGTCGGCTCCAGCGCGTTGTCGCAGGCCCGGCTGGGGGACAAGACGATTCAAGCGGAGTTCGCCCAAGCGGCCGGGTTGCGGGCGGGCGCGTCGGTGGATGTGTCCGGCATCGAAGTAGGTTCGGTGCGCGCGGTGCGACTCGACGGCGCGAAAGTTGTCGTTGACCTTCGGGTCCGCCGGGACCTGCGCCTCGGCCCCGACGCACGCGCGGCCATCAAGATGACCACCATCCTCGGCAAGTTGCACGTCGAGCTGGTCCCGGGCAACGGAAAAGGGCTGCCGGGCAACAAGATTGTGCTCGCCAATACTTCGGTGCCGTACAACCTCGGCAAGGTCATTCGCGATCCGGTGTACAAGTCGTCGTTCGAGCGCATCGAACGGATCGATCCGGCCAAGTTGCGCGAGTCGCTGGACCTGCTCAGCCGGCAGATGGGTGATTCGCCGCAGCTCACCGTCGAGGCGTTGAACAGCATCGGCGCGCTGGCCAAGGTGATCAACGAGCGCCGCGACGAGGTCGACGTGCTGTTGAAGAGCATGGATCAGGTGTCGCAGTTGGTGTCCGACAATCGCAACAGCGTGCTGCTGCTGCTCACCCGGGGCGAGGCGATCGGCAATGCCGTCGCGCTACGCCAGAATTTGCTGAAGTCGTTGCTGGACAACGTCGCCGAGCTCTCCCGCCTATTGCAGGAGATGGGCCTGGAGAACAACGATCAGCTCGGCCCGATGATCCAGAGCCTGAACACCATGTCGGAGGGCTTGGAGAAGAACCGGGACAACCTCGATTCGCTCTACGAAATCATGCCGGTCGCGTTGCGGCAGTTCAATAACGCGCTCGGCAACGGTCCCTACGGCGACGTGTGGGCGCCGTGGGTCTTCCCGGACAACTGGCTGTGTTTCGCCGGTGCGGTACAGGGGTGCAACTGA
- a CDS encoding MCE family protein yields MKSGKALIGFSLFAVVAIVLTYTIWSTLQRSVTGDTDSYSATFSDVLGLRVGDDIRMAGVRVGRVDAIDFDGDYRARIDFRIQRKQRLTTTTKAMVRYQNLIGQRYVALVPGAGDGQVLPAGSAIPLERTEPSFDVSALLSGFEPLFSVLQPDQINSLSETLIQALQGNNVSLSALITQAAELAGTFGQRDKILGDVITNLSSVIAGLAHRSGELETLITQARSLVESLYAQGESLKSSVDQVAVSTDSLVQLIGQVKPNMAQAQHDATSGVALLLLNGASLDQAAVELPDVLNGIARFTSYGAYGNAYICRLDVSLWGVLLPPGLFSQIGGNSQSEVCR; encoded by the coding sequence ATGAAATCAGGTAAGGCGCTGATCGGGTTCAGCCTCTTCGCCGTCGTTGCGATCGTGCTGACGTACACGATCTGGTCCACCCTGCAACGTTCGGTGACCGGCGACACCGATTCCTACTCCGCGACGTTCTCCGACGTCCTCGGTCTGCGCGTCGGCGACGACATCCGGATGGCCGGTGTGCGAGTCGGCCGGGTCGACGCGATCGACTTCGACGGCGACTACCGGGCGCGCATCGACTTCCGCATCCAGCGCAAGCAGCGGCTCACCACCACCACGAAGGCCATGGTGCGCTATCAGAATCTGATCGGACAACGCTATGTCGCGCTGGTTCCCGGCGCGGGCGACGGACAGGTGCTCCCGGCGGGCTCGGCGATACCGCTGGAGCGCACCGAGCCCTCGTTCGATGTGTCCGCGCTGCTGTCCGGATTCGAGCCGCTGTTCAGCGTGCTGCAGCCGGATCAGATCAATTCCCTGTCGGAGACGCTGATCCAAGCCTTGCAGGGCAACAATGTCTCGCTCAGCGCGTTGATCACCCAGGCCGCCGAACTCGCGGGCACCTTCGGGCAGCGCGACAAGATTCTCGGCGATGTCATCACCAACCTGAGCAGTGTCATCGCCGGACTGGCACATCGCAGCGGGGAGCTGGAAACGCTGATCACCCAGGCACGTTCGCTCGTCGAGTCGCTGTATGCGCAAGGCGAGTCGCTGAAGAGCTCCGTCGATCAGGTGGCCGTTTCGACCGACTCGCTGGTGCAACTGATCGGCCAGGTGAAGCCGAATATGGCGCAGGCGCAGCACGATGCGACGAGCGGCGTGGCGCTGCTGTTGCTCAACGGCGCCTCGTTGGATCAGGCGGCCGTGGAGCTGCCGGACGTGCTCAATGGCATCGCCAGGTTCACCAGCTACGGCGCCTATGGCAATGCCTACATCTGCCGCCTGGATGTCTCGCTGTGGGGTGTGCTGCTGCCACCGGGGTTGTTCTCGCAGATCGGCGGCAATTCGCAATCGGAGGTGTGCCGGTGA
- a CDS encoding MlaD family protein yields MLIDPSGRGPSARQLSLAGIALTTVTLLLLFLLGLRYNGHFEDNVGVVAVLTSTGDGLPEHADVKFRGMIVGSVDGVEVVAKGERQRAELKLKPAVAAMIPAAVTARVIPNNIFGVTAIELVDNGQTTETLRAGAEIPEDTSEGTVQLQTTLSVLRDVLDHIQPEKLGRVLATLADALDPSVRVPGSTIERLDRWLTEVHAIPGIGAMLGDLGRTATALSASAPELVGVLSESVTTARTLTERRDKLIALLTNANGAVDSVNSLFARNPDAGKEVVSGVDELFGSLAEDPQALPDTAANLNVSLQRLRSVFGFGPSRQMIWKMDVSFTPFQQYTAEDCPRYGSMSGPRCGGSTVPEVAPPQEFPSQMAPKWLDAAGPAPVLPTIPGLPGIPLIPGLTAPAAATDPTPNPAAPSGLRGTDAVAAIVGGKPTAAQYLLLSPLLAGGSVTPADKGGR; encoded by the coding sequence ATGCTCATCGATCCCAGTGGTCGCGGCCCGAGTGCGCGGCAACTCTCGCTCGCGGGTATCGCACTGACGACCGTCACGTTGCTGCTGTTGTTCCTGCTCGGGCTGCGCTATAACGGTCATTTCGAGGACAACGTCGGCGTCGTCGCCGTGCTCACCAGCACCGGTGACGGGCTGCCCGAACACGCCGACGTGAAATTCCGCGGCATGATCGTCGGTTCGGTCGATGGCGTCGAGGTCGTCGCCAAAGGTGAACGCCAGCGTGCCGAGTTGAAGTTGAAACCCGCTGTCGCGGCGATGATTCCGGCGGCCGTGACGGCCCGGGTCATTCCCAACAACATCTTCGGCGTGACGGCGATCGAGCTCGTCGACAACGGGCAGACCACCGAAACCCTGCGCGCGGGCGCGGAGATTCCCGAGGACACCAGCGAGGGCACCGTCCAGCTGCAGACCACGCTGAGCGTGCTGCGGGATGTGCTCGACCACATCCAGCCGGAGAAGCTGGGCCGGGTGCTCGCCACGCTCGCCGACGCACTCGACCCGTCCGTGCGCGTCCCCGGTTCCACCATCGAACGTTTGGACCGCTGGCTCACCGAGGTGCACGCCATTCCTGGGATCGGCGCCATGCTCGGCGATCTCGGCCGGACCGCGACGGCGTTGAGCGCTTCCGCGCCCGAGCTGGTCGGCGTGCTGTCGGAGTCGGTGACCACCGCCCGCACACTCACCGAACGACGCGACAAGCTGATTGCCCTGTTGACCAACGCGAACGGGGCGGTCGACTCGGTGAATTCGCTGTTCGCCCGCAATCCCGACGCGGGCAAGGAAGTGGTCTCCGGTGTCGACGAACTGTTCGGCAGCTTGGCCGAGGATCCGCAGGCATTGCCGGACACCGCGGCCAATCTCAATGTCTCCCTGCAGCGATTGCGTTCGGTGTTCGGCTTCGGGCCGAGTCGCCAGATGATCTGGAAGATGGATGTGTCCTTCACGCCGTTCCAGCAGTACACCGCCGAGGACTGTCCGCGATACGGCAGCATGAGCGGACCCCGTTGTGGCGGCAGCACTGTTCCGGAAGTTGCTCCACCACAGGAGTTTCCGTCGCAGATGGCACCGAAGTGGTTGGATGCTGCGGGACCGGCGCCCGTGCTGCCGACCATCCCCGGCCTTCCCGGTATTCCGCTGATTCCCGGTCTCACGGCCCCGGCTGCCGCAACGGATCCGACACCGAACCCCGCTGCTCCCAGCGGTTTACGTGGAACAGACGCGGTAGCCGCGATCGTCGGCGGCAAGCCGACCGCCGCGCAGTATCTGCTGCTGTCGCCGCTGCTGGCAGGCGGCTCGGTCACCCCGGCGGACAAGGGCGGTCGCTGA
- a CDS encoding ABC transporter permease codes for MGSRYTPPALQPLRVVGGAVRGPVRANQRLGHQAITFVRAVAAIPFALKHYRKEVLRLTADVGWGNGSLIVGGGTVGVVIILCGFGGITVGMESYTALNLLTMNPLTGAISGFATTREIGPILATLAFAIQAGCRFTAQLGAMRISEEIDALESIAIRPLPYLVSTRMIAATLTIVPLYSVGLAVAYLMTKLSVLFLGGTSAGTYDHYFFQFLNGADVFFSVLKVVVFVLLSTFLQCYYGYVATGGPEGVGHAAGRAIKMVIVVMVFANLVLTLAIWGIDPGFRISG; via the coding sequence ATGGGGTCGCGATACACGCCACCGGCGTTGCAACCGTTGCGCGTCGTCGGCGGCGCGGTCCGCGGACCGGTTCGGGCCAACCAGCGGCTCGGTCACCAGGCCATCACCTTCGTGCGGGCCGTCGCGGCAATTCCGTTCGCGCTCAAGCACTATCGCAAGGAGGTGCTGCGGCTCACCGCCGACGTCGGGTGGGGCAACGGGTCGCTGATCGTCGGCGGCGGCACCGTCGGCGTCGTCATCATCCTGTGCGGGTTCGGCGGGATCACCGTCGGCATGGAGTCGTACACGGCGCTGAACCTGCTCACGATGAACCCGTTGACCGGCGCCATCTCCGGGTTCGCCACCACTAGGGAAATCGGCCCGATCCTGGCCACGTTGGCCTTCGCGATTCAGGCGGGCTGCCGATTCACCGCCCAGCTCGGCGCGATGCGGATCTCCGAGGAGATCGACGCGCTGGAATCCATTGCCATTCGCCCGCTGCCGTATCTGGTGAGCACTCGGATGATCGCGGCGACGCTGACCATCGTCCCGCTGTACAGCGTTGGCCTCGCGGTCGCGTATCTGATGACGAAGCTGTCGGTGCTGTTCCTCGGCGGCACCTCCGCGGGCACCTACGACCACTACTTCTTCCAGTTCCTCAATGGCGCCGACGTCTTCTTCTCGGTGCTCAAAGTGGTGGTGTTCGTGCTGCTTTCGACATTCCTGCAGTGCTACTACGGCTATGTCGCCACCGGCGGCCCGGAAGGGGTCGGGCACGCGGCGGGCCGCGCGATCAAGATGGTGATCGTCGTGATGGTGTTCGCGAACCTTGTTCTCACGCTAGCTATCTGGGGAATCGACCCCGGCTTCCGGATCTCGGGATAG
- a CDS encoding MlaE family ABC transporter permease: protein MTITERPPDRTDLEKAVDDLRGLWQRHPQRSLETLGRQVTLGRDAVAEMFLALFTRRFPFQEFVKQCAFMASVSAAPTVFVAIPVAVVVSIQLGALVSQVGATTFIGAVSGLGIIRQGAPLVTSLMIAGAVGSAICADLGSRTIREEIDAMKVMGVDPIRRLVAPRLAAAVLVSMLLCGFVVFVGFATGYLFNVYAQGGTSGSFISTFASFAVANDLIVALVKAAIFGALTAIIACDIGLHTRGGPGGVANSVNAAVVNSALMLFATNIIITQVYNTLFPAKVL from the coding sequence GTGACGATCACCGAACGACCGCCGGACCGGACCGATCTGGAGAAGGCCGTCGACGACCTGAGGGGCCTATGGCAGCGGCACCCGCAACGGTCGCTGGAGACGCTCGGCCGCCAGGTGACCCTCGGCCGTGATGCCGTCGCCGAGATGTTCCTGGCGTTGTTCACCCGCCGGTTTCCGTTCCAGGAATTCGTCAAGCAGTGCGCCTTCATGGCCAGTGTGTCCGCGGCGCCGACGGTGTTCGTCGCGATACCGGTGGCGGTGGTGGTCTCGATTCAGCTGGGTGCGCTGGTGAGTCAGGTCGGCGCGACCACCTTCATCGGGGCCGTCAGCGGTCTCGGCATCATTCGCCAGGGCGCGCCGCTGGTCACCTCGCTGATGATCGCGGGCGCGGTCGGCTCGGCCATCTGCGCGGACCTCGGTTCCCGCACCATCAGGGAGGAGATCGACGCCATGAAGGTGATGGGCGTCGATCCGATCCGCAGGCTGGTTGCGCCACGGCTCGCGGCCGCGGTGCTGGTGAGCATGCTGCTGTGCGGGTTCGTGGTCTTCGTCGGCTTCGCCACCGGCTATCTGTTCAATGTCTATGCGCAGGGCGGTACTTCGGGATCGTTCATCAGCACGTTCGCCTCCTTCGCGGTCGCGAACGACCTGATCGTCGCGCTGGTGAAGGCGGCCATCTTCGGGGCGCTGACCGCGATCATCGCCTGCGATATCGGCCTGCACACCAGGGGCGGCCCCGGTGGTGTCGCGAATTCGGTGAACGCGGCGGTGGTCAACTCGGCCCTGATGTTGTTCGCCACCAACATCATCATCACCCAGGTGTACAACACGCTGTTTCCGGCGAAGGTGCTCTGA
- a CDS encoding oxygenase MpaB family protein: protein MTAAAHSSNRRDTVPMTKDRTRITIGSAHRPVTKRPIKLTDALDFWSFAGAAANVVMQMARPGVGYGVAESKVESGSLLQHPWKRARTTTQYLAVAILGTEQERLAYREAVNVAHRQVHSAPGAPVKYNAFDRNLQLWVAACLYIGFEDTYQLLQGRMSDEQAEAFYLSSSTLGTTLQVTEEMWPPTRAEFDRYWNEACEQVMIDEYVRGYLDDLLNLRMIHWYLRLPFRNLLKFLTIGFLAPIFREQLQVEWSAADQRRFEHLFVFVAFVNRFIPRFLRHGGTYSLLADVRRRIRKQKNLI from the coding sequence ATGACCGCCGCCGCTCATTCCTCGAATCGCCGCGACACCGTCCCGATGACGAAAGACCGAACGCGGATCACCATCGGTTCCGCGCACCGGCCGGTCACGAAGCGGCCGATCAAACTGACCGACGCGCTCGACTTCTGGTCCTTCGCGGGTGCCGCGGCCAATGTGGTGATGCAGATGGCAAGGCCGGGCGTAGGGTACGGCGTCGCCGAGAGCAAGGTCGAATCCGGGTCGCTGCTCCAGCACCCGTGGAAACGGGCCCGCACCACGACGCAGTATCTGGCGGTCGCCATCCTCGGCACCGAGCAGGAACGGCTCGCCTACCGCGAGGCGGTGAATGTCGCGCACCGGCAAGTACATTCGGCGCCGGGCGCGCCGGTGAAGTACAACGCGTTCGACCGAAATCTCCAATTGTGGGTCGCCGCTTGCCTGTACATCGGCTTCGAGGACACCTATCAACTGCTGCAGGGGCGGATGAGCGACGAGCAGGCCGAGGCGTTCTATCTGTCGTCCTCGACGCTGGGCACCACGTTGCAGGTGACCGAGGAGATGTGGCCGCCAACCCGCGCGGAATTCGATCGATACTGGAACGAAGCCTGCGAACAGGTGATGATCGACGAGTACGTGCGCGGCTACCTGGACGATCTGCTGAATCTACGGATGATCCACTGGTATCTGCGGCTGCCGTTCCGAAACCTGTTGAAATTCCTCACGATCGGGTTCCTCGCGCCGATCTTCCGCGAACAACTCCAGGTCGAATGGAGCGCCGCCGACCAGCGGCGTTTCGAGCACCTGTTCGTGTTCGTCGCCTTCGTCAATCGGTTCATCCCACGCTTCCTCCGGCACGGCGGAACCTACAGCCTGCTGGCGGATGTGCGGCGTCGAATCCGCAAGCAGAAGAACCTCATCTGA
- a CDS encoding serine hydrolase domain-containing protein — protein sequence MRFAPIIVTLSAVALLAGCTSDQGSETAAGVSDNKIRAVQADIDRIVAAGVTGAIATVTDNGKTVVLTSGVADMATGAAIPADPPQRVRAGSITKTFTSAIVLQLVSEGKVRLDEPVDTYLPGLLTGDGIDGRAITVRQLLRHQTGLPDFADDPRADEYQAVLNDRTMTPAEAVAMTLERPAVFAPGTRWEYSNINYIVAGMLIEKVTGASYVDELNRRILQPQGLADTYLPGPGERDIRGPHPKGYAVVNGTVTDVSRTEPSIPWAGGALVATGADLNRFYAALAAGRVVPADELREMRDAVPAGPDATMDYGLGLGSMRLSCGAQFFGHGGGIYGYLTLTGATTEGRAVTYQFTKDMEAEPEAIAILSDALCP from the coding sequence ATGCGATTCGCACCGATCATTGTCACCCTTTCCGCGGTTGCTCTGCTTGCCGGGTGCACCTCGGACCAAGGGTCAGAGACCGCAGCGGGAGTGTCGGACAACAAGATTCGCGCCGTACAGGCCGATATCGACAGGATCGTGGCCGCCGGTGTCACCGGGGCGATCGCGACCGTCACCGATAACGGTAAGACCGTTGTGCTCACCAGCGGGGTGGCCGATATGGCCACGGGCGCCGCGATTCCGGCCGATCCGCCGCAACGGGTCCGGGCGGGCAGCATCACCAAAACCTTCACCAGCGCGATCGTTTTGCAGCTCGTGTCGGAGGGAAAGGTGCGGCTGGACGAACCGGTCGATACCTATCTGCCCGGGCTGCTGACCGGGGACGGCATCGATGGGCGGGCGATCACGGTGCGCCAGCTGCTGCGTCACCAGACCGGACTGCCGGACTTCGCCGACGATCCGCGCGCGGATGAGTACCAGGCGGTACTGAACGATCGCACGATGACACCCGCCGAAGCCGTCGCGATGACCCTCGAACGGCCCGCCGTTTTCGCACCGGGGACGCGCTGGGAATACAGCAACATCAACTACATCGTGGCCGGCATGCTGATCGAAAAGGTCACCGGCGCATCGTATGTCGATGAGCTGAACCGGCGGATTCTGCAACCTCAGGGATTGGCCGATACCTACTTGCCCGGACCGGGGGAACGCGATATCCGCGGCCCACATCCGAAAGGTTATGCGGTGGTGAACGGTACGGTCACCGACGTGTCGCGCACCGAGCCGTCGATTCCGTGGGCGGGAGGCGCCTTGGTCGCGACGGGCGCCGACTTGAACCGCTTCTACGCGGCGCTGGCCGCAGGCCGGGTGGTGCCTGCCGACGAACTGCGCGAGATGCGTGACGCTGTGCCCGCGGGTCCCGACGCCACAATGGATTACGGCCTAGGTCTTGGGTCGATGCGCTTGTCCTGTGGTGCGCAGTTCTTCGGTCACGGCGGCGGCATCTACGGCTATCTCACGTTGACCGGCGCGACGACCGAGGGGCGGGCGGTGACCTACCAGTTCACCAAGGACATGGAGGCGGAGCCCGAGGCCATCGCCATCCTCAGTGACGCGCTGTGCCCCTAG